In Lodderomyces elongisporus chromosome 1, complete sequence, a genomic segment contains:
- the CSK1 gene encoding mitogen-activated protein kinase: MKLDELYTDKQLIFNSPLSDICRAKPVGSSQGYVCLKIVDVDFKIPPHSIHREIKAIKRLQLGKHAGIVKYIDDFQIFDDMILVEEYYPKNLSQLLSSSPKYSRTRTRYNLAFPEQPPKYTITNVAPVSEIRLFLRNVASALSFIHEHEIIHRDIKPSNIMFRMGDDLTQPVLIDFGICYDYTDPPLDETRDEKYVDVSTGIYKSPELILGMTDYSYAIDVWSLGVVMTVLYSNDFKSVLIKSDASSFKSEGNGSGNGRHVDNIRGEEENKKEEEEEEEEQMSNEMAISDLHLLSCQFKCFGTPHYGCEGEGERNEEEEEVGERRLAEIKQEDVQDDELLWKELEKEEYHYRKFNLKRFKRKCVNELLPLCDDEEVQSLWLRMIRYDRCKRITSKELYTALK, from the coding sequence ATGAAATTGGACGAGCTATATACGGACAAGCAATTGATATTTAATAGTCCTCTTTCCGACATTTGCAGGGCCAAGCCTGTGGGATCTTCCCAGGGGTATGTATGTCTCAAAAtagttgatgttgatttcAAGATTCCACCGCATTCGATTCATCGTGAAATCAAGGCTATTAAGCGGCTTCAATTGGGTAAACATGCGGGTATTGTGAAgtatattgatgatttccAAATATTTGATGATATGATTTTGGTAGAGGAGTATTACCcaaagaatttgagtcaattgcttctgctgctgccaAAATACCTGCGAACTCGAACGAGGTATAATCTTGCATTCCCTGAACAGCCACCAAAGTATACCATAACTAATGTTGCACCGGTGAGTGAGATTCGGTTATTTTTGAGGAATGTGGCCAGTGCGTTACTGTTTATTCATGAGCATGAGATCATTCATCGTGATATCAAACCTAGTAATATTATGTTTCGCATGGGAGATGATTTGACACAGCCTGttttgattgattttggtATTTGTTATGATTATACTGATCCGCCATTGGATGAGACTCGGGATGAGAAGTATGTTGATGTGTCAACTGGGATATATAAGCTGCCTGAGTTGATATTGGGCATGACTGATTATTCGTATGCCATAGATGTGTGGCTGTTGGGTGTGGTTATGACTGTTTTGTATTCCAATGACTTTAAGTCTGTATTGATCAAGAGTGATGCAAGTAGTTTTAAAAGTGAGGGTAATGGTAGTGGAAATGGTAGACATGTTGACAATATTAggggagaagaagaaaataaaaaggaggaagaggaggaggaggaggaacaGATGAGTAATGAAATGGCGATTAGTGATTTGCATTTGTTAAGTTGCCAATTTAAATGTTTTGGTACTCCACACTATGGATgcgaaggagaaggagaaagaaatgaagaagaagaagaagtgggTGAAAGAAGATTAGCTGAAATAAAACAGGAGGATGTGCAGGATGATGAACTACTTTGGAAGGAGttggagaaagaagagtATCATTATCGTAAGTTTAATTTAAAGAGATTTAAAAGAAAGTGTGTAAATGAGTTGCTACCATTGtgtgatgatgaagaagtgCAGAGCCTTTGGTTAAGAATGATAAGGTATGATAGGTGTAAAAGAATTACTAGCAAGGAGTTGTATACTGCGTTAAAGTGA